In a genomic window of Nodosilinea sp. E11:
- a CDS encoding IS110 family transposase, translating into MTELSQAHQWVGIDVSKRTLDVYVRPLGLSVQVANSDSGLRELLQALTAFRRETSLIVLEATGGYQALAARTLMAEGWPAVVVNPRQVRDFARATGRMAKTDKIDAEVLAHFADAIRPEVRAMASEASQHLQDLVTRRQQLVEMMSAEKARQRSARARTGQSIEQHIDWLKQQIQDLDTQIEQLIAQSDQWQRTREILTSVPGIGAVTTGLLLASLPELGQISAKRLASLCGLAPFNRDSGQMRGKRMISGGRATVRTGLYMAALVATRHNPVIRDYYQRLLQRGKLKKVALVACMHKLVIILNAMVEHDTLWQAPACSLPAAT; encoded by the coding sequence ATGACTGAACTATCACAAGCGCATCAATGGGTTGGCATTGACGTATCCAAGCGCACCTTAGATGTGTACGTCCGTCCACTTGGATTAAGCGTTCAGGTGGCCAACAGTGACTCTGGTTTAAGAGAGTTGCTACAGGCGTTAACGGCGTTTCGTCGCGAGACGAGTCTGATTGTGCTGGAAGCGACCGGGGGCTATCAAGCCCTGGCGGCGCGAACGTTGATGGCGGAGGGCTGGCCCGCCGTTGTGGTGAATCCACGTCAAGTGCGTGATTTTGCCCGGGCCACGGGGCGCATGGCTAAAACAGACAAAATTGATGCCGAGGTGTTGGCTCACTTTGCCGATGCCATCCGTCCAGAGGTACGGGCGATGGCGAGTGAGGCCAGTCAACACCTTCAAGACCTCGTCACGCGACGGCAGCAACTCGTCGAGATGATGAGTGCCGAAAAAGCCCGGCAACGCTCAGCACGAGCCAGGACGGGTCAGAGCATTGAGCAGCATATTGACTGGCTCAAGCAACAGATCCAAGACCTCGATACCCAGATTGAGCAGCTCATCGCCCAGAGCGATCAGTGGCAGCGCACCCGCGAGATCCTCACCAGTGTGCCGGGTATTGGGGCTGTGACGACGGGGCTCCTCTTGGCCTCACTCCCCGAGTTAGGACAGATCTCAGCGAAGCGCCTAGCCAGCTTGTGTGGCCTCGCCCCGTTCAACCGCGATAGCGGCCAGATGCGGGGTAAGCGGATGATTAGCGGCGGTCGAGCCACCGTGCGCACAGGCCTCTACATGGCCGCGTTAGTCGCCACTCGCCATAATCCGGTCATTCGCGATTACTACCAGCGCCTGCTGCAGCGGGGAAAACTCAAAAAGGTTGCCCTGGTGGCCTGCATGCACAAACTGGTGATTATTCTCAATGCCATGGTAGAACATGACACCCTCTGGCAGGCTCCGGCTTGCTCCCTGCCCGCCGCCACATAA
- a CDS encoding HesA/MoeB/ThiF family protein has product MPLSPTELDRYRRQMQLPGFGPAAQERLKATTALVTGVGGLGGTAALYLAAAGVGRLILVRGGDLLREDMNRQILMTDDWVGQPRVFKAQQTLAAFNPDIRIDTVCDYVTAENIDALVQQADIALDCAFDFKERDLLNAACVRSRKPMVESAMNAMEAYLITVVPGETPCLSCLFPEKPEWDRWGFGVLGAVSGTLACLAALEAIKVITGLGEPLLGQLLTMDLARAEFAKRRAYHDPDCPVCSGVKVGGDRTLSLTLARR; this is encoded by the coding sequence ATGCCCCTCTCCCCCACAGAACTCGATCGCTACCGCCGCCAAATGCAGCTCCCTGGCTTCGGCCCGGCGGCGCAGGAACGGCTAAAGGCGACCACCGCCCTGGTGACGGGGGTGGGGGGGCTGGGGGGCACCGCTGCGCTGTACCTGGCGGCGGCGGGGGTGGGGCGACTGATCCTGGTGCGGGGCGGCGACCTGCTGCGGGAGGACATGAACCGCCAGATTCTGATGACCGATGACTGGGTGGGCCAGCCCCGGGTGTTTAAGGCCCAGCAGACTCTGGCGGCGTTTAACCCGGATATTCGCATCGATACGGTGTGCGACTACGTCACCGCCGAGAATATCGACGCTCTAGTACAGCAGGCCGACATTGCCCTCGATTGCGCCTTTGATTTCAAAGAGCGGGATCTGCTGAATGCGGCCTGTGTGCGATCGCGCAAGCCCATGGTCGAATCTGCCATGAATGCCATGGAGGCCTACCTGATCACCGTGGTTCCGGGCGAAACGCCCTGTCTGTCGTGCCTGTTTCCCGAAAAACCCGAGTGGGATCGCTGGGGGTTTGGAGTGCTGGGGGCGGTGTCGGGCACCCTGGCCTGTCTGGCGGCTCTGGAGGCGATCAAGGTGATCACGGGCCTGGGCGAACCCCTGCTGGGGCAATTGTTGACCATGGATTTGGCTCGGGCGGAGTTTGCCAAACGTCGCGCCTACCACGACCCCGATTGCCCAGTGTGCAGCGGGGTGAAAGTGGGGGGCGATCGCACCCTGTCTCTAACCCTAGCCCGGAGGTGA
- the nifW gene encoding nitrogenase-stabilizing/protective protein NifW — translation MKSTITNFNQITQAEDYFAFFGLPYDPQFLNVNRLHILQKFSRLMKETGVDSPDMDDTATFNQYRELLQEAYSLFQSSSPQAQKLFKVFNQKPSNVVLMSEIEVE, via the coding sequence ATGAAATCCACCATCACTAACTTCAACCAAATCACCCAGGCCGAAGACTACTTTGCCTTTTTTGGCCTCCCCTACGACCCCCAATTTCTCAACGTTAACCGGCTGCACATTCTGCAAAAGTTCTCCCGGTTAATGAAAGAAACGGGCGTTGATTCCCCAGATATGGATGACACCGCCACCTTCAACCAGTATCGGGAACTGCTGCAAGAGGCCTACAGCCTGTTTCAGTCGTCGTCACCCCAGGCTCAAAAGTTGTTCAAAGTGTTCAACCAAAAGCCCAGCAATGTAGTGCTGATGTCTGAAATTGAGGTGGAGTAG
- a CDS encoding CCE_0567 family metalloprotein, with product MPPITDPITIDALKTQIKRLNSKAGQLKMDLHDVAEGLPADLDLLPDIAAHTYEIYCQLRDLRAQLTTLEQAP from the coding sequence ATGCCTCCCATCACCGATCCGATCACTATTGATGCCCTCAAAACCCAGATTAAGCGGCTCAACAGCAAAGCCGGTCAACTCAAGATGGATCTCCACGACGTTGCCGAAGGCCTACCCGCCGACCTGGATTTGTTACCCGATATAGCGGCCCACACCTACGAGATTTACTGCCAACTCCGCGACCTCAGAGCACAGTTAACCACCCTGGAGCAAGCCCCATGA
- a CDS encoding NifX-associated nitrogen fixation protein gives MTTAATLDSALVIDSSPFLKAMVQQIRANDPYGTFRHWADGLLLKPYVLTKAQKRQISVEGEVDPITQSRIMAFYRAIAYRIEAETGQLSQVVIDLSHEGFGWALIFSGRLILVSKTLRDAQRFGFDSLETLSAEGEKLVAKGIDLARQYPTVCDL, from the coding sequence ATGACTACCGCCGCTACCCTTGACTCTGCCCTGGTGATAGATAGCTCGCCCTTTCTCAAGGCCATGGTGCAGCAGATCCGCGCCAACGACCCCTACGGCACCTTTCGCCACTGGGCCGATGGGCTACTGCTCAAGCCCTACGTCCTCACCAAGGCCCAAAAGCGCCAAATTTCTGTAGAAGGCGAGGTAGACCCTATCACCCAGAGCCGAATTATGGCGTTCTATCGGGCGATCGCCTACCGCATTGAAGCCGAAACCGGCCAACTCTCCCAGGTGGTAATCGACCTCAGCCACGAAGGCTTTGGCTGGGCGCTGATCTTCTCAGGACGACTAATTTTGGTCAGCAAAACGCTGCGCGATGCCCAGCGTTTTGGCTTCGATTCCCTCGAAACACTCAGCGCCGAAGGCGAAAAACTCGTCGCCAAAGGCATTGATTTAGCCCGCCAATACCCCACCGTCTGCGACCTGTAA
- the nifX gene encoding nitrogen fixation protein NifX: MKIAFATKDNVHINAHFGWASQIDVYDLTLDGYTFLETLTFGGELKEDGNEDKLEPKLKALAGCTIVYVADIGGSAAARLINHRITPMKSNSEEDEIEAMLAQLMRTLQGSPPPWLRKALGQKTTPNFTDAYVETEEEVTL, encoded by the coding sequence ATGAAAATAGCCTTCGCAACCAAAGACAACGTTCATATCAACGCCCACTTTGGCTGGGCCAGCCAGATCGACGTTTACGACCTCACCCTCGACGGGTACACCTTCCTCGAAACCCTCACCTTTGGCGGTGAGCTCAAGGAAGACGGCAACGAGGACAAGCTAGAACCCAAGCTCAAGGCGCTGGCGGGCTGCACCATCGTCTACGTAGCCGACATTGGTGGCAGTGCGGCAGCCCGGTTAATCAACCACCGCATTACCCCAATGAAATCCAACTCCGAAGAAGACGAAATTGAGGCCATGCTGGCCCAGCTCATGCGGACCCTCCAGGGCAGCCCGCCGCCCTGGCTACGCAAAGCCCTGGGCCAAAAGACCACCCCCAACTTTACCGACGCCTACGTTGAAACCGAAGAGGAAGTAACCCTATGA
- a CDS encoding bifunctional nitrogenase iron-molybdenum cofactor biosynthesis protein NifEN, whose protein sequence is MPSTKATMTDLLTQPGCEHNHKKSGKGHNKVCQQQAKPGAAQGGCAFDGASIALVPITDVAHLVHGPIACAGNSWGGRGSLSSGDTLYKMGFTTDLSENDIIFGGEKKLYKAIQDVQERYSPAAVFVYSTCVTALIGDDLEAVCKAAGEALGLPVVPIQSPGFVGSKNLGNRLAGEALLEHVIGTAEPETTTPYDINLIGEYNIAGELWGVLPLFEKVGIRVLSKITGDARYQEVAYAHRAKLNVMICSKALINLAHKMQDRYGIPYIEESFYGVADMNHCLRAIAAKLGAAAMQARVETVIAEETAKLNEQLAPYRERLLGKRVVLYTGGVKSWSIISAAQDLGIKVVATSSKKSTEEDKARIKTLLGQDGIMLEKGGAAELLKVIEKTNADMLIAGGRNQYTALKARIPFLHINQERHNPYSGYGGLLEMAKELDESLHSPVWAEVRREAPWEGEGVKVKEVKGEEVKGEEVKGEEVKGDGDNLPQHLFTSLPLHASTHPRIHASTHLPADPPTKIIARRKAVAVNPLKQSQPLGAALAFLGIQGAMPLFHGSQGCTAFAKVMLVNHFQEAIPLATTAMSEVSTVLGGDDNVHSGLLTVIKTSQPELVGLFTTGLTETRGDDMQGILRDFHQANPEVTVPIVLASTPDYKGSLEDGFAAAVESLVQTLPEPGDVNPKQVTLLASAAFGPGDVAELKEIVEAFGLRAIAVPDLSTSLDGHLEDADFATTATGGTTVAELKAVGRSALTLALGGSMTKAAEILTDRFGTPAQTFPQLSGLGAVDEFLHTLAQISGQPVPAKYLRQRRQVQDAMLDTHFFFGRKKVAIALEPDLLHNVAWWLHSTGAEIQAAVTAAPSPLLKDLPIEQVYIGDFEDLTDMAATADLWITNSKARPIARRLGIPLYLHGFPMLGHLGNGHRCTVGYRGTLDLLFAIGNLLLEADEERTHALVHQWREGKG, encoded by the coding sequence ATGCCTTCCACCAAAGCCACCATGACAGACCTCCTGACCCAGCCGGGTTGCGAGCACAACCACAAGAAAAGTGGCAAAGGTCACAACAAGGTGTGCCAGCAGCAAGCTAAGCCTGGTGCCGCCCAGGGGGGCTGTGCCTTTGATGGGGCCAGCATTGCCCTGGTGCCGATTACCGATGTCGCCCACCTGGTGCACGGGCCGATCGCCTGTGCGGGAAACTCCTGGGGCGGGCGGGGTAGCCTGTCATCGGGCGACACGCTCTACAAAATGGGCTTCACCACCGACCTGAGCGAAAACGACATTATCTTTGGCGGCGAGAAAAAGCTGTACAAGGCGATTCAGGATGTGCAGGAGCGCTACAGCCCCGCCGCCGTGTTTGTCTACTCCACTTGCGTGACGGCGCTGATTGGCGATGACCTGGAGGCGGTGTGCAAGGCGGCAGGGGAGGCTCTGGGACTGCCCGTGGTGCCGATCCAATCCCCCGGCTTTGTCGGCAGCAAGAACCTGGGCAACCGCCTGGCCGGGGAAGCCCTGCTGGAGCATGTGATCGGCACGGCAGAGCCCGAAACCACCACCCCCTACGACATTAATCTGATTGGCGAGTACAACATCGCCGGGGAGCTGTGGGGCGTGCTGCCCCTGTTCGAGAAAGTGGGCATTCGGGTGCTCTCCAAAATTACCGGCGACGCCCGCTACCAGGAGGTGGCCTACGCCCACCGGGCCAAGCTCAACGTGATGATCTGCTCCAAGGCGCTGATCAACCTGGCCCACAAGATGCAGGACCGCTACGGCATTCCTTATATAGAGGAGTCGTTCTACGGGGTGGCAGATATGAACCACTGCCTGCGGGCGATCGCAGCCAAACTCGGCGCCGCCGCCATGCAGGCCCGCGTGGAAACCGTGATTGCCGAAGAAACCGCCAAATTAAACGAACAGCTCGCGCCCTACCGGGAAAGACTTCTGGGCAAGCGCGTTGTCCTCTACACCGGTGGCGTCAAAAGCTGGTCGATCATCTCGGCGGCCCAAGATTTGGGCATTAAAGTGGTCGCCACCAGCAGCAAAAAGAGCACCGAAGAAGACAAAGCCCGGATCAAAACCCTGCTGGGCCAGGACGGCATCATGCTGGAAAAAGGCGGAGCCGCCGAACTGCTGAAGGTGATCGAAAAAACCAACGCCGACATGCTGATCGCCGGAGGCCGCAACCAGTACACCGCCCTTAAAGCCCGCATTCCCTTTCTGCACATCAACCAGGAACGCCACAACCCCTACTCTGGCTACGGCGGCCTGCTGGAGATGGCGAAGGAACTGGATGAGAGTCTGCACAGCCCGGTGTGGGCGGAGGTGCGGCGGGAAGCGCCTTGGGAAGGTGAAGGGGTGAAGGTTAAAGAAGTGAAGGGTGAAGAAGTGAAGGGTGAAGAAGTAAAGGGTGAAGAAGTAAAGGGTGACGGCGATAACTTACCTCAGCACCTCTTTACCTCTTTACCTCTTCACGCATCCACCCATCCACGCATCCACGCATCCACCCACCTACCCGCCGACCCTCCCACCAAAATCATCGCTCGCCGCAAGGCGGTGGCTGTCAACCCGCTGAAGCAGAGTCAACCCCTGGGGGCGGCCCTGGCCTTCCTCGGTATTCAGGGGGCGATGCCGCTATTCCACGGGTCCCAGGGCTGTACCGCCTTTGCCAAGGTGATGCTGGTCAACCACTTTCAGGAGGCAATTCCTCTGGCCACCACGGCGATGAGCGAGGTCAGCACCGTGCTGGGGGGCGATGACAATGTGCACAGCGGTCTGTTGACGGTGATTAAGACCTCTCAGCCGGAGCTAGTGGGCCTGTTTACCACCGGCCTGACGGAAACCCGAGGCGATGATATGCAGGGCATTCTGCGCGACTTCCACCAGGCGAATCCTGAAGTCACCGTGCCGATCGTGTTGGCCTCCACCCCCGACTACAAGGGCAGCTTGGAGGATGGCTTTGCGGCGGCGGTGGAGAGCCTGGTGCAGACCCTGCCGGAACCAGGGGACGTGAACCCCAAGCAGGTAACCCTGCTGGCCAGTGCCGCCTTTGGCCCTGGGGATGTGGCGGAGCTGAAGGAGATTGTTGAGGCGTTTGGTTTGAGGGCGATCGCAGTCCCCGATCTTTCCACCTCCCTAGACGGCCACCTAGAAGATGCCGACTTCGCCACCACCGCCACGGGCGGCACCACCGTGGCCGAACTCAAGGCCGTAGGCCGCTCCGCTCTCACCCTGGCCCTGGGCGGCAGCATGACCAAAGCCGCAGAAATCCTCACCGATCGCTTCGGCACCCCCGCCCAGACCTTCCCTCAGCTCAGCGGCCTTGGTGCCGTGGATGAATTCCTCCACACCCTCGCCCAAATCAGTGGCCAGCCCGTACCCGCCAAGTACCTGCGCCAGCGTCGCCAGGTGCAGGATGCCATGCTTGACACTCACTTTTTCTTTGGCCGCAAAAAGGTGGCGATCGCCCTCGAACCCGACCTGCTGCACAACGTCGCCTGGTGGCTGCACAGCACCGGAGCCGAAATTCAGGCCGCCGTCACCGCTGCCCCCTCGCCCCTACTGAAGGATCTCCCCATCGAGCAGGTTTACATCGGCGACTTTGAAGACCTCACGGATATGGCCGCCACCGCCGATCTGTGGATCACCAACTCCAAAGCCCGCCCGATCGCCCGTCGCCTGGGCATTCCCCTCTACCTGCACGGCTTCCCGATGCTAGGGCACTTGGGCAACGGCCACCGCTGCACCGTCGGCTATCGCGGCACCCTGGATCTGCTGTTTGCGATCGGTAACCTGCTGCTTGAAGCCGACGAAGAACGCACCCATGCACTGGTGCATCAGTGGCGGGAGGGGAAGGGATAG
- a CDS encoding nitrogen fixation protein NifZ, translating into MRLSEEIEIDSPPVFEMGDRVRVLKLIRNDGTFPGQEVGAHLAKKGDIGYIVGLGTYLQRAYIYSVHFLESNYVVGCLSRELELTEPRPPLIPQDDDDTW; encoded by the coding sequence ATGCGCCTTTCTGAAGAGATCGAAATCGATTCCCCCCCTGTGTTTGAGATGGGCGATCGCGTCCGAGTGCTGAAGCTAATCCGCAACGATGGCACCTTCCCCGGCCAGGAGGTGGGGGCTCACCTGGCGAAGAAGGGCGACATCGGCTACATCGTCGGCCTCGGCACCTACCTGCAACGGGCCTACATTTACTCAGTGCATTTTTTGGAGAGCAACTACGTCGTCGGCTGCCTCAGCCGCGAACTGGAACTCACCGAACCCCGCCCACCCCTCATTCCCCAAGACGACGACGACACCTGGTAA
- the nifK gene encoding nitrogenase molybdenum-iron protein subunit beta yields MTDNLDNTIPTPSCGGEDLGQVKDHFELFHTAPYQDLFEYKRQFEGAHSRDLVAETAEWTKGWEYREKNFAREALTINPAKACQPLGALFVAAGFEDTLPYSHGSQGCVAYFRSHLTRNYKEPFQAVSSSMTEDAAVFGGLSNLKSGLENSYTLYKPKMIALCTTCMAEVIGDDIGAYITTAKNEGHIPEDLPVPAAHTPSFVGSHITGYDNMLKSILKTLTKDERSETTNGKFNFNLGFDPYIGNIRELKRILGLFGIDYTVLSDNSDTFDSPNTGEFKMYNGLTTLAETADSINAEGTVFFQKYTTPKTQEYIAKEWGQKTYNFRPFGIKGTDEFLMTLSAITGKPIPLELQQERGRAVDALTDSQAWIHGKKIALYGDPDHVLSLIQFLLEMGAEPTHIVVTNSNDEFEAEARELLTNSPYGQNGTVWGGKDLWHLRSLMFTEPVDLLIGNSYGKYLWRDTGTPLVRIGYPIFDRHHMHRYATLGYQGAINQFNWIVNTILEELDRKTIVPSKTDISFDLIR; encoded by the coding sequence ATGACTGACAATCTCGACAACACCATCCCCACCCCCTCCTGCGGGGGCGAAGACCTGGGCCAGGTCAAGGACCACTTTGAACTGTTCCACACCGCTCCCTATCAAGACCTGTTTGAGTACAAGCGCCAGTTTGAAGGAGCCCACAGCCGCGACCTGGTGGCCGAAACCGCCGAATGGACCAAAGGCTGGGAATACCGGGAAAAGAACTTTGCCCGCGAAGCCCTGACCATTAACCCCGCCAAAGCCTGCCAACCTCTGGGGGCGCTATTTGTGGCCGCCGGGTTTGAAGATACGCTGCCCTACAGTCATGGTTCCCAGGGCTGCGTGGCCTACTTCCGCAGCCACCTCACCCGTAACTACAAAGAGCCCTTCCAGGCGGTGTCCTCGTCGATGACTGAAGATGCGGCGGTGTTTGGCGGCCTCAGCAACCTGAAGTCGGGTCTGGAAAACTCCTACACCCTCTACAAGCCCAAGATGATCGCCCTCTGCACCACCTGTATGGCCGAGGTGATTGGGGATGACATTGGCGCGTACATTACCACCGCCAAGAATGAAGGGCACATTCCCGAAGACCTGCCGGTGCCGGCGGCCCACACCCCTAGCTTTGTGGGCTCCCACATCACCGGCTACGACAACATGCTGAAAAGCATTCTCAAAACCCTGACCAAGGACGAAAGGTCGGAAACCACCAACGGCAAGTTCAACTTCAACCTGGGTTTTGACCCCTACATCGGCAATATTCGCGAACTGAAGCGGATCTTGGGCCTGTTTGGCATCGACTACACCGTCCTGTCAGACAACTCGGACACCTTTGACTCTCCCAACACGGGCGAATTTAAGATGTACAACGGTCTCACCACTTTGGCTGAGACCGCCGACAGCATCAACGCCGAGGGCACGGTGTTCTTCCAGAAGTACACGACGCCCAAGACCCAGGAGTACATCGCCAAGGAGTGGGGGCAAAAGACCTACAATTTCCGGCCCTTTGGCATTAAGGGCACCGATGAGTTCTTGATGACCCTGTCGGCGATTACCGGCAAGCCGATTCCGCTGGAACTACAGCAGGAGCGGGGCCGGGCGGTGGATGCTCTGACCGACTCTCAAGCCTGGATCCACGGCAAGAAGATCGCCCTCTACGGCGACCCCGACCATGTGCTGAGCCTGATCCAGTTCCTGCTGGAGATGGGGGCGGAGCCCACCCACATTGTGGTCACCAACAGCAACGACGAGTTTGAGGCCGAAGCCCGCGAGCTGCTGACCAACAGCCCCTACGGCCAAAACGGCACCGTCTGGGGCGGCAAGGACCTGTGGCACCTGCGATCGCTGATGTTCACCGAGCCCGTGGATCTGCTGATTGGCAACAGCTACGGCAAGTACCTGTGGCGCGACACCGGCACCCCCCTGGTGCGGATTGGCTACCCGATCTTCGATCGCCACCACATGCACCGCTACGCCACCCTGGGCTACCAGGGCGCGATCAACCAGTTCAACTGGATTGTGAACACCATTCTGGAAGAACTCGATCGCAAGACCATCGTGCCTTCGAAGACGGACATCTCCTTTGACCTGATTCGCTAG
- the nifD gene encoding nitrogenase molybdenum-iron protein alpha chain, whose product MTTVEDRKALIDEVLEAYPDKAKKLRAKHISVQEAEKADCGVKSNKKSVPGVMTTRGCAYAGAKGVVWGPVKDMIHISHGPVGCGYYSWSGRRNYYIGTTGVDTFGTMQFTSDFQERDIVFGGDKKLAKLIDELGELFPLSQGTTIESECPVGLIGDDIEAVARAKAKETGKPVIPVRCEGFRGVSQSLGHHIANDTVRDWVLPKADEYRKLPEGFEPGPYDVNIIGDYNIGGDAWPSRMLLEEIGLRVISQFSGDGTFNEVVMTPLAKLNLIHCYRSMNYICRFMEEKYGIGWLEYNFFGPTQIAKSLRKIAAQFDETIQAKAEEVIAKYQPRMDAIAAKYRARLEGKKVMMMVGGLRPRHVVPAFTDLGMDVIGTGYEFGHGDDYKRTAEYVNEGTVIYDDISGYEFEEFAKELKPDLIAAGIKEKYVFQKMALPFRQMHSWDYSGPYHGYDGFEVFARDMDMAINNPTWALINPPWA is encoded by the coding sequence ATGACTACCGTAGAAGACAGAAAGGCACTGATTGATGAGGTGCTAGAGGCCTACCCCGACAAAGCCAAAAAACTGCGGGCCAAGCACATCAGCGTGCAGGAAGCCGAAAAGGCCGACTGCGGCGTGAAGTCCAACAAAAAGTCCGTCCCCGGTGTAATGACCACCCGTGGTTGTGCCTACGCAGGCGCTAAAGGGGTGGTCTGGGGGCCGGTCAAAGATATGATCCACATCAGCCACGGTCCGGTGGGCTGCGGCTACTACTCCTGGTCGGGCCGCCGCAACTACTACATTGGCACCACCGGGGTCGATACCTTCGGCACCATGCAGTTCACCTCCGACTTCCAGGAGCGCGACATTGTGTTTGGCGGCGACAAAAAGTTGGCCAAACTAATCGACGAACTGGGCGAACTGTTCCCCCTCAGCCAGGGCACCACCATTGAATCGGAATGTCCGGTGGGCCTGATCGGCGATGACATTGAAGCCGTCGCTCGGGCCAAGGCCAAGGAAACCGGCAAGCCCGTGATTCCGGTGCGCTGCGAAGGGTTCCGGGGCGTGTCCCAATCCCTGGGCCACCACATTGCCAACGACACCGTGCGCGACTGGGTACTGCCCAAGGCCGACGAGTACCGCAAACTGCCCGAGGGCTTTGAGCCCGGCCCCTACGATGTCAACATCATCGGGGACTACAACATCGGTGGGGACGCCTGGCCCAGCCGCATGCTGCTAGAAGAAATCGGTCTGCGGGTGATCAGCCAGTTCTCTGGGGATGGCACCTTCAATGAAGTGGTGATGACACCGCTAGCTAAGCTCAACTTGATCCACTGCTATCGGTCGATGAACTACATCTGCCGGTTCATGGAAGAGAAGTATGGCATTGGCTGGCTGGAGTACAACTTCTTTGGCCCCACCCAGATCGCCAAGTCGCTGCGCAAGATTGCCGCCCAGTTTGACGAAACCATTCAGGCCAAGGCTGAAGAGGTGATTGCCAAGTACCAGCCGCGCATGGATGCGATCGCCGCCAAGTATCGCGCCCGCCTAGAAGGCAAGAAGGTGATGATGATGGTCGGCGGCCTGCGCCCCCGCCACGTCGTGCCCGCCTTTACCGACCTGGGCATGGATGTGATCGGCACCGGCTACGAGTTTGGCCACGGCGACGACTACAAACGCACCGCCGAATACGTCAACGAAGGCACCGTCATCTACGACGACATCAGCGGCTACGAGTTTGAGGAATTTGCCAAAGAACTCAAGCCCGACCTGATCGCCGCTGGCATCAAAGAGAAGTACGTCTTCCAGAAAATGGCCCTTCCCTTCCGCCAGATGCACTCCTGGGATTACTCCGGCCCCTACCACGGCTACGACGGCTTTGAAGTCTTCGCCCGCGATATGGACATGGCGATCAACAACCCCACCTGGGCGCTGATCAACCCGCCTTGGGCTTAA
- the nifH gene encoding nitrogenase iron protein, producing MRQIAFYGKGGIGKSTTSQNTLAAMAEKGQRIMIVGCDPKADSTRLMLHSKAQTSVLQLAAELGAVEDVELEQVLQVGYRGVKCVESGGPEPGVGCAGRGIITAINFLEEEGAYEDLDFVSYDVLGDVVCGGFAMPIREGKAQEIYIVVSGEMMAMYAANNIARGVLKYAQSGGVRLGGLICNSRNTDKEVELIEELARRLNTQMIHFVPRDNIVQHAELRRMTVNEYAPDSKQAGEYNQLADKIINNKKLTIPTPISMDELEELLIEFGILDGDEEYQKALEADKALATV from the coding sequence ATGAGACAGATTGCATTTTACGGAAAAGGCGGCATTGGCAAATCCACCACCTCGCAAAACACCCTGGCCGCTATGGCCGAAAAAGGCCAGCGGATCATGATTGTGGGTTGCGACCCCAAGGCTGACTCCACCCGCCTGATGCTGCACAGCAAGGCCCAAACCTCGGTGCTGCAACTGGCCGCCGAACTCGGTGCCGTTGAAGATGTGGAACTTGAGCAGGTGCTGCAAGTCGGCTATCGCGGCGTCAAGTGCGTTGAGTCGGGCGGTCCTGAGCCCGGCGTCGGCTGTGCCGGTCGGGGTATTATCACCGCCATCAACTTCCTCGAAGAAGAAGGCGCTTACGAAGACCTGGATTTCGTCTCCTACGACGTACTGGGCGACGTAGTTTGCGGCGGTTTCGCTATGCCCATTCGGGAAGGCAAAGCCCAGGAAATCTACATCGTCGTTTCCGGCGAAATGATGGCCATGTATGCGGCCAATAACATCGCCCGAGGCGTTCTGAAGTATGCCCAATCGGGCGGTGTGCGACTGGGCGGCCTGATCTGCAATAGCCGCAATACCGACAAAGAAGTTGAGCTAATCGAAGAACTAGCCCGACGACTCAACACCCAGATGATTCACTTTGTCCCCCGCGACAACATCGTGCAGCACGCCGAACTGCGCCGCATGACGGTGAACGAGTACGCCCCCGACAGCAAGCAAGCCGGGGAATACAACCAACTGGCCGACAAGATCATCAACAACAAAAAGCTCACCATCCCCACGCCCATCTCTATGGATGAGCTGGAGGAGCTGTTGATCGAATTCGGCATCCTCGATGGCGACGAAGAGTACCAGAAAGCGCTGGAGGCCGATAAGGCTCTGGCGACGGTTTAG